Proteins encoded within one genomic window of Triticum aestivum cultivar Chinese Spring chromosome 2D, IWGSC CS RefSeq v2.1, whole genome shotgun sequence:
- the LOC123054672 gene encoding receptor kinase-like protein Xa21 — translation MVMLLAFLLLLYYGAGNIHCSRVNYGNITDMLSLLDFKAATNDPTDALRSWNRSVHYCNRYPGRVAALQLPGKSLSGEITPSLGNLTFLKILDLSSNGFSGQLTPLNQLHELVILDLSTNSFQGIIPDSLTNCSNLKLLNLSSNGFSGQLTPLNQLRELVDLALRNNSFQGIIPDSLMNCSNLQVMDLSRNMLAGPIPTKIGSLYNLIGMDLSKNNLTGVIPPSIGNATHLQTLVLQENGLGGSIPDMFGKLSDMIGFSVGANSLSGRIPPSVFNLTSLQTLGLYANKLQGELPLDKCHPP, via the coding sequence ATGGTTATGCTACTGGCGTTTCTGCTGTTGCTGTACTATGGAGCTGGCAACATCCATTGCTCAAGGGTCAATTACGGGAACATCACAGACATGCTCTCGTTGCTCGACTTCAAAGCGGCTACCAACGACCCAACAGATGCCTTAAGATCATGGAACAGAAGTGTCCACTACTGCAACAGATACCCGGGGCGTGTCGCCGCTCTGCAACTGCCTGGCAAAAGCTTGTCTGGCGAGATCACCCCCTCTCTTGGGAACTTGACGTTCCTTAAGATCCTTGATTTGTCCTCCAATGGCTTCTCAGGCCAGTTAACTCCCCTCAACCAGCTCCATGAGCTAGTCATCCTTGACCTCAGCACCAATTCGTTCCAGGGGATAATTCCCGACTCACTCACAAACTGTTCAAACCTAAAGCTCCTTAATTTGTCTTCCAACGGCTTCTCGGGCCAGTTAACTCCTCTGAACCAGCTCCGTGAGCTGGTGGACCTAGCCCTCCGCAACAATTCATTCCAGGGGATAATCCCTGACTCACTCATGAATTGCTCAAACCTGCAAGTGATGGATCTTTCTAGAAACATGCTAGCAGGCCCAATCCCCACCAAAATTGGTTCGCTCTACAATCTAATTGGTATGGATCTTTCTAAGAATAATCTCACCGGGGTCATCCCGCCAAGCATTGGCAACGCCACCCACCTTCAAACGCTCGTTCTTCAAGAAAATGGACTAGGGGGGAGCATTCCTGATATGTTTGGAAAATTGTCAGACATGATCGGCTTTAGCGTAGGTGCAAATAGCCTTTCGGGTAGAATACCACCTTCAGTCTTTAATTTGACTTCTCTCCAAACACTAGGCCTGTATGCAAATAAGCTACAAGGGGAATTGCCGCTTGATAAGTGCCACCCTCCCTGA
- the LOC123054673 gene encoding collagen alpha-1(I) chain (The sequence of the model RefSeq protein was modified relative to this genomic sequence to represent the inferred CDS: added 38 bases not found in genome assembly), protein VAVAEAGWSLVRSAAGRARWRGPSGELTPGSSPSGSRFWALAGVDSDSDEVEEEQVSDQVSSGGSPRPRAACSVGDYVARAEELGGSFVAGRRRAFAPGGHGGRRLASRIWRPPRGVDAGPEGRSSLLMVEGRRDLVSAVTPSVSVSSPSLTGVGGGGGEDLAGAPQGLARVSQASTPNGPVPQLGLADCPSLPVRGPGGPAGDLAIPSPEGAQGRSPVLGPDLSGPLALSTPVSLVEKGALVPVGKAL, encoded by the coding sequence AGCCGCGGGGCGGGCGAGGTGGCGTGGGCCGTCTGGTGAGCTGACCCCCGGGTCGTCGCCCTCTGGCAGCAGATTCTGGGCGTTGGCGGGGGtcgactccgactccgacgaggTCGAGGAAGAACAGGTAAGTGACCAGGTAAGTAGCGGTGGTTCGCCGAGGCCGCGTGCGGCGTGCTCGGTGGGTGACTATGTCGCCCGtgcggaggagctcgggggctcgtTCGTGGCTGGTCGCCGGCGTGCTTTTGCGCCCGGTGGGCATGGCGGGCGCCGCCTGGCGTCGCGCATCTGGCGGCCGCCCCGGGGGGTGGATGCGGGGCCAGAGGGTCGCTCTAGCCTCCTGATGGTGGAGGGGCGCCGGGATCTGGTGTCGGCGGTGACGCCTTCGGTCTCGGTGAGCTCGCCGTCGTTGacaggggtcggcggcggcggcggggaggacctGGCCGGggcgccgcagggcctggctagggTTTCGCAGGCGTCGACGCCGAACGGGCCTGTGCCTCAGCTGGGCCTAGCTGATTGTCCCAGTTTACCAGTGCGTGGGCCGGGGGGCCCAGCGGGTGACTTGGCCATCCCTTCGCCAGAGGGGGCGCAGGGGCGCTCCCCTGTGCTTGGGCCGGACCTTTCTGGCCCGTTGGCCTTGAGCACTCctgtgtcactagtagaaaaaggggctttagtcccggttggtaaggccctttag
- the LOC123054671 gene encoding uncharacterized protein, translating into MCHYKPLCVVCHGEGHASAHCPTRGRPLMLQIMGNAILGEGFFCLPFVETEGEEVRTPLAADAAVVSAAPGLLSVPILEAELPHLFEGEWDWQVTAVGENLFSVVFPKKALLRMATRSGKLFLSLNNILAEIKESLPEEPKAEIMPDVWVKLWGVPPKHRREDRLLAGTVKIGRPMEVDKASLVGLGPVRMRFACRSPAKLRGYVQLWFNSEGFTIQMEAEADGLQGAAPPPPPPASVDKGPDGKDQERDTSMGDDSIDTATWDKLGIKDKEPENGPPAGEAAKDQEERQGVVGSNETGFDQYGSNMSLGLDIDKGVSASCVSEGRSLLVSPAAAGVGGARVVVRSPPPALGQGGGGIRSHKKTAGRKATPVAPVSPPSVRAGTPASLRPVVIALASPGGSAGGSSMAVPPLPLTRCERRCPRRCPSPRPSAPRRRWWPRCRRRGPARAQKAPRAIFLRCNALNSWWLKRTWKSKQWAPLGRQQDSDLHLLALARLRSVYSTSRAPTPPSAVS; encoded by the exons ATGTGCCACTACAAACCCCTCTGCGTTGTGTGCCACGGGGAGGGACACGCGTCGGCTCACTGCCCCACGCGCGGGCGGCCTCTGATGCTCCAGATCATGGGCAACGCCATCCTTGGCGAGGGCTTCTTCTGCCTGCCATTCGTGGAGACGGAGGGCGAGGAGGTGCGCACCCCTCTGGCGGCGGACGCAGCGGTCGTCTCGGCGGCGCCTGGACTGCTTTCGGTCCCCATCTTGGAGGCGGAACTCCCCCATCTCTTCGAGGGGGAGTGGGACTGGCAAGTGACGGCGGTCGGCGAGAACCTTTTCTCCGTCGTCTTCCCCAAGAAGGCCTTGCTGCGGATGGCGACCCGCAGCGGCAAGCTGTTTCTATCCCTCAACAACATCTTGGCGGAAATAAAGGAATCCCTCCCGGAGGAGCCCAAGGCCGAGATCATGCCAGATGTCTGGGTCAAGCTGTGGGGTGTGCCGCCCAAGCACCGCCGCGAGGATCGTCTCTTGGCAGGGACTGTGAAGATTGGGCGCCCCATGGAGGTGGACAAGGCGTCGTTGGTTGGGCTCGGTCCGGTGCGGATGCGGTTCGCTTGTCGCTCCCCGGCTAAGCTCCGTGGGTACGTCCAATTGTGGTTCAATAGTGAGGGCTTCACAATTCAGATGGAGGCCGAGGCGGACGGTCTGCAGGgtgctgcgccccctccccctccaccagcTAGCGTGGACAAGGGCCCGGATGGCAAGGATCAGGAGCGGGACACGAGCATGGGTGATGACTCGATCGATACCGCGACTTGGGACAAGCTGGGGATCAAGGACAAGGAGCCCGAGAATGGACCTCCCGCCGGGGAGGCGGCAAAGGACCAGGAGGAGCGTCAAGGTGTTGTGGGCAGCAATGAAACGGGCTTCGATCAATACGGCTCCAACATGTCGCTCGGCCTCGACATCGACAAGGGCGTCTCTGCTTCCTGTGTCTCGGAGGGGCGCTCGTTGCTCGTCTCCCCTGCGGCTGCGGGGGTGGGTGGGGCACGCGTGGTGGTGCGATCTCCTCCGCCAGCGCTTGGTCAAGGTGGCGGTGGGATTCGGTCCCACAAGAAGACGGCGGGACGCAAGGCAACCCCGGTGGCGCCGGTGAGTCCTCCATCGGTCCGTGCGGGCACGCCTGCCTCGCTTCGGCCGGTGGTGATAGCGCTGGCCTCCCCTGGGGGCTCGGCTGGCGGGTCTTCGATGGCCGTCCCCCCTCTTCCTCTGACGCGATGTGAGCGGCGGTGTCCAAGACGGTGCCCATCTCCAAGGCCAAGCGCTCCAAGGCGGCGGTGGTGGCCCCGGTGTCGCAGGAGAGGGCCAGCTCGCGCCCAAAAGGCGCCAAGGGCAATCTTCCTGCGATGCAACGCGCTCAACTCCTGGTGGCTCAAAAGAACATGGAAATCGAAG CAATGGGCCCCGCTGGGAAGGCAACAGGACTCTGATCTACATCTTCTGGCTCTAGCTCGCCTGCGTTCTGTCTACTCCACGTCGCGAGCCCCGACGCCTCCTTCCGCTGTCTCATAG
- the LOC123054674 gene encoding uncharacterized protein has protein sequence MASHPSPPPPPPPEHPIPPAPTTISDLDDDLLREIFLRLPNLPSLRRRFQALQARPLLPHFLAHTIAPFPASGRPSAGFSPLQDDDTADWRIDFSDPSVFYNGGCIAIKHQSAKQRVWYNPQTMALFLRPKEHHDMPDGTTLGFHTFSSEEDQRPSRVVCVRQDYSWAWLRIAVFSSDTMEWQIFPEIATLLPEGFRRTACTVLDWFICWQCESMSGVQASEYIFVLKTDTVQFSRMDLPPPLRVAHQKFKIGQTADGKLCIVNENECMFSIWILTAGDDGIERFVLHKMFPLQASFMEVTGCSVEDTISVRLMTVFNGFVYFALRPWRNYVDQFKSPEWFMSMSLETAELKQHLKNRKRPVFPVHPYSAWPPSMEYISEDSKSEVTGKSVDDVGLESTEKDSSVLIKALRSYKEALIKDGDANVAEIEAFSLCLDAEDEKNSLVRKIIALDELLITVRDRVLRAGADSEFADCQFYRQKIKTESWWQVCKAKLWRAFCAS, from the exons ATGGCTTcccacccgtcgccgccgccgccgccgccgccggaacacCCCATACCACCCGCTCCCACCACCATAAGTGACCTCGACGACGACCTGCTCCGGGAGATCTTCCTCCGCCTCCCTAACCTCCCCAGCCTCCGTCGCCGCTTCCAGGCGCTCCAagcacgcccgctcctccctcACTTCCTCGCACACACAATAGCTCCCTTCCCCGCCTCAGGCCGCCCCTCCGCCGGATTCAGCCCCCTCCAAGACGACGACACTGCCGACTGGCGGATCGATTTCTCCGATCCGTCGGTTTTCTACAATGGCGGCTGCATCGCCATCAAGCACCAGAGCGCCAAGCAGAGAGTTTGGTACAACCCTCAAACGATGGCCCTGTTTCTCCGCCCCAAGGAGCATCATGACATGCCCGATGGCACCACCCTTGGGTTCCACACATTCTCCtccgaagaggatcagaggccgtcccGTGTGGTATGTGTCCGTCAGGACTACTCATGGGCTTGGCTACGCATCGCTGTATTCTCATCGGACACCATGGAGTGGCAGATTTTTCCAGAGATTGCGACGCTGCTACCTGAGGGCTTCAGGCGCACAGCCTGCACCGTGCTGGATTGGTTTATCTGTTGGCAATGCGAGTCCATGAGCGGGGTACAAGCCAGCGAGTACATTTTCGTGCTCAAAACAGATACAGTTCAGTTCTCTCGAATGGATCTGCCGCCGCCCTTGAGAGTGGCACACCAAAAATTTAAGATTGGTCAGACCGCTGATGGGAAGCTCTGTATTGTGAATGAGAATGAATGCATGTTTAGTATTTGGATCTTGACAGCCGGCGATGACGGCATCGAGAGATTTGTGCTGCACAAGATGTTCCCGTTGCAAGCTAGCTTTATGGAGGTCACCGGCTGTTCAGTGGAAGATACAATCTCAGTGCGGCTTATGACGGTTTTCAACGGTTTTGTGTACTTTGCACTTCGCCCATGGAGGAATTATGTGGATCAGTTCAAATCCCCTGAGTGGTTCATGTCCATGTCTCTGGAAACAGCGGAGCTGAAGCAGCATCTGAAGAATAGAAAGCGGCCTGTCTTCCCTGTCCATCCCTACTCGGCCTGGCCTCCTTCTATGGAATACATCTCG GAGGATTCAAAATCTGAGGTTACTGGAAAAAGTGTTGATGATGTCGGTCTTGAGAGTACAGAAAAGGATTCATCTGTCCTTATAAAAGCATTAAGATCATATAAAGAAGCGTTGATTAAGGATGGTGACGCAAATGTTGCAGAGATAGAGGCCTTCTCACTTTGTCTTGACGCTGAGGATGAGAAGAATTCTCTTGTGAGGAAAATCATTGCTTTAGATGAACTGTTAATAACTGTGAGAGATCGTGTCTTGAGGGCGGGTGCAGACTCTGAATTCGCAGACTGTCAATTCTACAGACAGAAGATCAAAACAGAGAGCTGGTGGCAAGTGTGCAAGGCGAAGTTATGGAGAGCTTTCTGCGCTAGCTGA